In Camelina sativa cultivar DH55 chromosome 17, Cs, whole genome shotgun sequence, the genomic stretch CTTTATTTGTTTGTCTATCCttagaaattaattatatataggggagacttaatattattttatctgaGAAGCTAAGTGAGAACAACCATCGATCTGAtatgagaattagggttaattTCTCTGGTTAGTGATGAATTAAACTAATTATAGgatttctcttttgatttgtgGTCGTCCAATTCGATCAAATCACGCAACTTTTTTATGTCAGAAGTTCTTAAGGGCTTTccaattttttggtttgaagtGAATAGTGATGCCAATGTCAATTCATATCTAAAAGCTAACCATATATCTTGTGATCCATCCttgaattgtttgttttgtgtggtAGTAGCATGCTTCGGACTCTTGAGAGGTACCAAAAATGTAACTATGGAGCACCAGAGCCCAATGTGCCTTCAAGAGAGGCCTTAGCAGTTGTACCCcattctcctttttctttcttctaatattaattaattaattaatttactctCATTTTCTACCTAGCTTTAGTTAAGTAATTGTTCGATATCAAAGATCCAATGATTAATGATGATTTGATGATACACTACAGGAACTTAGTAGCCAGCAGGAGTATCTCAAGCTTAAGGAGCGTTATGACGCCTTACAAAGAACCCAAAGGtaactaattataattaatcaacTCCTTAAGCTAGCTAGCTACTATATGTACAGACAACTTGATGACTTTTTTGAATCTTGAAATTATAGGAATCTACTGGGAGAAGATCTTGGGCCTCTAAGTTCAAAGGAGCTTGAGTCACTCGAGAGACAGCTTGATTCTTCCTTGAAGCAGATCCGAGCTCTCCGGGTACTATACTTTGTTTATCACTTTCTCATATGATCTGTACACTATCAATTAAGATATGCTATGTTAAAATATAATTGGGTTCAATTAATTCTGCAGACACAGTTTATGCTCGACCAGCTCAACGATCTTCAGAGTAAGGTAAATACTAATTACTCACTAATATCTAGCTCCTCTTTAATTCCAAATCTTAgtatataaccaaaaacaaaatcgcAGGAACGCATGCTGACTGAGACAAATAAAACTCTAAGACTAAgggtaatttaattaatataataatacacGTACTcatcattaattaatttggttaatGGTTTGAAGTAACAAAGCAAGTGTGTGTGTACTTGGCAGTTAGCTGATGGGTATCAGATGCCACTTCAACTGAACCCTAACCCAGAAGATCATATTGATCCCTAtggtcgtcatcatcatcaacaacaacaacaacactcccAAGCTTTCTTCCAGCCTTTGGAATGTGAACCCATTCTTCAGATCGGGTAACTGgattaactttatttattatctatctCATAACCAATTCTTAATGTGGTCTCCTTTGATTATATAACTAGAGCTAGCATATCGAtcttaattaaaccaaagattAATTAATATCGTAATGATTATGGATCGTAGGTCGTATCAGGCGCAGCAAGATGGAATGGGAGCAGGACCAAGTGTGAATAATTACATGTTGGGTTGGTTACCTTACGATACCAACTCTATTTGAAACTTTCTTAATAATTaattgctttcttcttctttttttttgtttttttttgttttgagattttaagatgatgatcatgtttcTTCTGAGTTTATTACCTCTATCATGTTTTCGGTCCTATTGTGTGCATGTGTGTGTAATAATGTTTAATTATAAAGCCCTTCTATAATTCAATAATTTTGTCATCAGTTTTGCTCCCCATATGTGTTTTTACCCATTACTCCTACACTCTCAcacataaatcttttttttttgtttttgttttaagtttgttATTAAGTATACTTCCTCCTGCTCCAGATTCTTTTAAGAGCATCAACTCCCATTTTATGTTACGCgatacttgtatatataattaaaccaccattaaccaaaaacaagaaaaactcaCACTACCTAgctagttgtttttttttggacgtTGTTTATCACATAACAATGAACTCACTGTAGGCCCATTTAATATCATTTTGGGCCATCTTTATACTTTTGCATATGGCCTATCATACTTCATGAACTCatcaaaatttcactaaaccaaaaatcaggaaaaaaagaaaagaaaaaaaaataaaactaatttaaaaaataaaatttctaagaCTAGGCCTGGCTCATATATTGACTGGGTCCtatccaaaataattttaagtttgaCTTTCTGGACACAAAATGATAtgattagtattattaccaATCCAATCCACAAAAATAATGTGATGTACACAATCAATAAATTTGAATGATAACTTCATGTCTAACTTGCTGTTCAATGATTCATCATCTTGTAacttgataataataataataataataataacaatactaataataataataataataataataataatctatataataataacaatttgaaaaaatgcgatcaacagttgtgttttttcaatcgtaccttttggatattttatgaAAAGTCGTGAAGGACCATTAAAACGGTTATATATGAAAAGGTACAACTGTTCACtataaagttgtgttgattggaacattcgtatcttttgaaatatatatatatatatatatatatatatatatatatatatatatttatttgtctatttgaactgttttcatttttttggccatgacacaaaatcaactaaaatttcaatctcaaacGGTTTTtacattctaaattattttctaacattcgttcttttaaaagttaagaaattcctctaattcttgatttaacaaaagatttttggaatgatgaatctaatttacatttttttagttaattttaaatataaaagtttaataaaaataccaaGAGTGTTTtttcaagagttagatggattaccTAGTGAGTTCTTGGATTTGACTTTGtgaccaaaagttgtgttttttcaatcgtatcttttggatattttctgaaaagtcgtgatggatcattaaaacggttatttatgaaaaggtacaactgttcactgtagAGTTGTGATTATTGgaacattcgtatcttttgtaatatatatatttatctgtttgaactgttttcatttttttgccatgacacaaaatcaactaaaatttcaatctcaatggtttatacattttctaaattattttctagcattcattcttttaaaagacAAATTCTTCTAaatcttgatttaacaaaagatttttggaatgatgaatataATAGCAATCCAAGTAAATGTCaccaaaatttgtgttttttcaatcataccttttggataatttctaaaaaatctgttaaaaaaaataaattatgtgttttatagaaagttgcaattgttcattgtaacggtatttttgtaaagttgcaactgttcattgtaaagttgtgtttaatatccatatcttttaaaatctatatatatttgtctgtttgaactgttttcatttttttccatgacacaaaataatataaactttcaATCTCTaaacggtttttacagctttctaaattattctctagcattcaatttttaaaagtaaagaaattactccaattttgatttaacaaaagatttttggaatgatgaatctaatttacaacttttagttaattttaaatataaaaatttaatgagagttagatggattatatagtgagtttttgaatttgacttttcaatatggtaataaagatgttttctatttaaaaacagttaATATGGGTTATTAGgtataaatataatcaaatgTAGATACAACATTTGCAATTTTTCGTAGCACCTTTccgtaaaatttttgtttttatttgttttttttaaagaaaaaaattgaaacggttatatctgttcattgtagagttgtgtcttttcactatattttatttatattttttcatgagaatttgttaaaaatgccccttctgatataccccttttcaaaaataccctcttttcttgccatttttatttatgccctcttttaatttttaatgaccattttacccttatatgaaaattattttattcaataaaaagaaacacaaaattttcccgccaaaaattttccgacatattttcccgccaaaaatttttcgaaaaaattttcccgccaaaaatttttttgtcaaaaaaattttgataaaaaatttcgaaaaaaaaaatttcccgccaaaaaaaatttacaaggtttttaaaaggttttaaaaggtttctaccttataaaagccttataaacaccttgtaaaggcttttacaatattttttaaagagttttaaaaggttttttaaacaacttgtaacgtttttacaagatttttaaaaggtttttaaaaggttttataaggtttttaaaaggtttttaaaaggttttcaaatggtttttaaaaggatttttaaaaggtttttaaacaccttctaaatgcttttacaatgtttttaaaaaccttgtaaaaatttttataagatttttaaaagagttttaaaaggtttttaaacaccttgtaaatgcttttaaaaagtttttaaaattgtttacaaggtgtttaaaaaacttttaaagcatttacaagctttttaaaagcatttacaaggtttttaaaaaccttgcaaacgcttttaaaagttttttaaaagcatttac encodes the following:
- the LOC104757049 gene encoding developmental protein SEPALLATA 3-like isoform X4, with the protein product MGRGRVELKRIENKINRQVTFAKRRNGLLKKAYELSVLCDAEVALIIFSNRGKLYEFCSSSSMLRTLERYQKCNYGAPEPNVPSREALAELSSQQEYLKLKERYDALQRTQRNLLGEDLGPLSSKELESLERQLDSSLKQIRALRTQFMLDQLNDLQSKERMLTETNKTLRLRLADGYQMPLQLNPNPEDHIDPYGRHHHQQQQQHSQAFFQPLECEPILQIGSYQAQQDGMGAGPSVNNYMLGWLPYDTNSI
- the LOC104757049 gene encoding developmental protein SEPALLATA 3-like isoform X2, producing the protein MGRGRVELKRIENKINRQVTFAKRRNGLLKKAYELSVLCDAEVALIIFSNRGKLYEFCSSSSMLRTLERYQKCNYGAPEPNVPSREALAVELSSQQEYLKLKERYDALQRTQRNLLGEDLGPLSSKELESLERQLDSSLKQIRALRTQFMLDQLNDLQSKERMLTETNKTLRLRLADGYQMPLQLNPNPEDHIDPYGRHHHQQQQQHSQAFFQPLECEPILQIGSYQAQQDGMGAGPSVNNYMLGWLPYDTNSI
- the LOC104757049 gene encoding developmental protein SEPALLATA 3-like isoform X1; this encodes MGRGRVELKRIENKINRQVTFAKRRNGLLKKAYELSVLCDAEVALIIFSNRGKLYEFCSSSSSMLRTLERYQKCNYGAPEPNVPSREALAVELSSQQEYLKLKERYDALQRTQRNLLGEDLGPLSSKELESLERQLDSSLKQIRALRTQFMLDQLNDLQSKERMLTETNKTLRLRLADGYQMPLQLNPNPEDHIDPYGRHHHQQQQQHSQAFFQPLECEPILQIGSYQAQQDGMGAGPSVNNYMLGWLPYDTNSI
- the LOC104757049 gene encoding developmental protein SEPALLATA 3-like isoform X3; amino-acid sequence: MGRGRVELKRIENKINRQVTFAKRRNGLLKKAYELSVLCDAEVALIIFSNRGKLYEFCSSSSSMLRTLERYQKCNYGAPEPNVPSREALAELSSQQEYLKLKERYDALQRTQRNLLGEDLGPLSSKELESLERQLDSSLKQIRALRTQFMLDQLNDLQSKERMLTETNKTLRLRLADGYQMPLQLNPNPEDHIDPYGRHHHQQQQQHSQAFFQPLECEPILQIGSYQAQQDGMGAGPSVNNYMLGWLPYDTNSI